In the Streptomyces sp. 3214.6 genome, TCTCGGACGGCGACGGCGGCCTGCGCACCGCCCACATGGCGCCCTCCTTCCTGCCCTGGCACCGCAGGTTCCTGCTGGACCTGGAGCAGGCGCTGCGCCGGGTCGACTCCTCGGTGACGGTGCCGTACTGGGACTGGACGCGCGACCGCACCGCGGCCTCCGCGCCCTGGACCGGGGACCTCCTCGGCGGCAACGGCCGGCGCTCCGACCACCAGGTGACGACCGGGCCGTTCGCCTACGCCACCGGCAACTGGACCCTCAAGGAGAACGTGACCGACGGGGAGTTCCTCACCCGGGACCTCGGCCGTGCGTCCGGTCCGATCGACCTGCCCACCAGGAGCGAAGTGGAGGGGGCGTTGCAGGACCCCGTCTACGACACCCCGCCCTGGGACTCGACGGCCGGCCGGGGCTTCCGCAACAAGATGGAGGGCTGGGGCGCCGGCTCGGGCAGCGGCGCCTGGCGCACCCACAACCGGGTGCACCGGTGGGTCGGCGGGGTCATGCTCGGCGGCGCCTCCGTCAACGACCCCGTGTTCTGGCTGCACCACGCCTTCGTCGACCTG is a window encoding:
- a CDS encoding tyrosinase family protein yields the protein MAYTRKDVSTLTSAERRRFVKALLEIKRTGEYDEFVRMHIDHYVSDGDGGLRTAHMAPSFLPWHRRFLLDLEQALRRVDSSVTVPYWDWTRDRTAASAPWTGDLLGGNGRRSDHQVTTGPFAYATGNWTLKENVTDGEFLTRDLGRASGPIDLPTRSEVEGALQDPVYDTPPWDSTAGRGFRNKMEGWGAGSGSGAWRTHNRVHRWVGGVMLGGASVNDPVFWLHHAFVDLLWTRWQSRHRDHRYLPAEPPAPGSPQYRRVVARHEKLPPWDVSPDELEDASRIYRYA